A window of Syngnathoides biaculeatus isolate LvHL_M chromosome 9, ASM1980259v1, whole genome shotgun sequence contains these coding sequences:
- the acaa1 gene encoding 3-ketoacyl-CoA thiolase, peroxisomal has protein sequence MHRLKIISGHLRPPFPEEKGTVWANECAASAAGPDDVVVVHGLRTPIGKAKRGAFKDTTPDELLSAVMSAVLKDVGLSPDLLGDVCVGNVLQPGAGALMARVAQFLSGFPDSVPVYTVNRQCSSGLQAVLNIAGEIRSGSVDLGLACGVESMSLRSIGNPGDLSSRLVDNDKARDCIIPMGMTSENVAERFGISREKQDAFALTSHQKASRAQASGAFDDEMVPVVAKIVDKDGEERQVTVAKDDGFRPATTLAGLAKLPPAFKPDGATTAGNSSQVSDGAAAVLLGRRSAVEALGLPVLGVLRASAVVGVPPDIMGIGPAVAIPEALRKAGLSVDDIDVFEINEAFASQAVYCVEKLGIPPEKVNPNGGAIALGHPLGCTGARQLVTMLHHLRRQHRRAYGVVSMCIGTGMGAAAVFEYPGP, from the exons ATGCACAGGCTTAAAATTATTTCGGGACATTTGCGTCCGCCGTTCCCGGAGGAAAAGGGGACCGTGTGGGCCAACGAGTGCGCGGCGTCGGCGGCTGGGCCGGACGACGTGGTGGTGGTACACGGCCTCAGGACCCCCATTGGGAAGGCCAAGCGAGGAGCTTTCaag GACACGACGCCCGACGAGCTGCTGAGCGCCGTAATGAGCGCTGTACTGAAGGACGTGGGTTTGTCTCCTGACCTGCTGGGCGACGTGTGCGTGG GAAACGTGCTCCAGCCCGGGGCCGGAGCCTTGATGGCGCGGGTGGCTCAGTTCCTCAG CGGCTTCCCCGACTCGGTTCCCGTCTacactgtcaacaggcagtgcTCGTCCGGACTGCAGGCCGTGCTCAACATCGCAG GGGAGATCCGGAGCGGCTCCGTGGACCTCGGCCTCGCCTGCGG cgtGGAGAGCATGTCCCTGCGCTCCATCGGGAATCCCGGAGATTTGAGCTCCAGGCTGGTGGACAACGACAAGGCCAGAGATTGCATCATCCCCATGGG catGACGTCAGAAAACGTCGCAGAGAGATTCGGGATCTCCAGGGAGAAGCAGGATGCCTTCGCGTTGACGTCTCACCAAAA GGCGTCGCGGGCACAGGCGTCGGGCGCGTTCGACGACGAGATGGTGCCCGTTGTGGCCAAGATTGTGGACAAGGACGGCGAGGAGCGGCAGGTGACGGTCGCCAAGGACGACGGCTTCCGGCCCGCAACCACGCTGGCAGGGCTGGCCAAACTCCCGCCAGCCTTCAAGCCCGACGGCGCCACCACGGCCG GTAACTCGAGTCAAGTCAGCGACGGGGCGGCCGCCGTGCTGCTGGGCCGCCGCTCTGCCGTGGAGGCGCTGGGCTTGCCGGTCCTTGGAGTCCTGCGGGCCAGCGCCGTGGTGGGGGTGCCGCCGGACATCATGGGGATCGGGCCCGCCGTCGCCATCCCAGAGGCGCTACGCAAGGCCG GACTGAGCGTGGACGACATCGACGTGTTCGAGATCAACGAGGCGTTCGCCAGTCAG GCGGTGTACTGCGTGGAGAAGTTGGGGATCCCCCCGGAGAAGGTAAACCCCAACGGGGGAGCCATCGCTCTGGGTCACCCGCTGGGCTGCACGGGCGCCCGCCAGCTGGTCACCATGTTGCACCACCTCAGACGACAACACAGGAG gGCCTACGGTGTGGTGTCCATGTGCATCGGCACCGGGATGGGAGCGGCCGCCGTCTTCGAATATCCCGGCCCGTGA
- the LOC133506496 gene encoding BTB/POZ domain-containing protein 3-like: MAAELFPTKKLLPSALEQEQQQQEQNQQYQHAHDQQNLSNNNSTSRQAGCTWQGLYPTIRERNSVMFNNEMMADIYFVVGPPGGTQRIPGHKYVLAVGSSVFHAMFYGELAEDQDEIRIPDVEPPSFLAMLKYIYCDEIELCADTVLATLYAAKKYIVPHLARACVNFLETSLSAKNACVLLSQSCLFEEPDLTQRCWEVIDAQAELALRSEGFCDIDVHTLESILRRETLNAKEMVVFEAALSWAEAECQRRDLRPTIENKRLVLGKAIYLIRIPAMALEDFANGAAQSGVLTLNETNDIFLWYTAANKPELLFCSKPRQGLAPQRCHRFQSCAYRSNQWRYRGRCDSIQFAVDKRVFVAGFGLYGSSCGSAEYGAKMELKRQGAAVAQRVIKYFSDGSSSTFAVWFEHPVQIEPDAFYTASVVLDGNELSYFGQEGMTEVQCGKVTFQFQCSSDSTNGTGVQGGQIPELIFYA; the protein is encoded by the exons ATGGCCGCGGAGTTGTTTCCCACCAAGAAGCTTCTTCCGTCCGCCTTGGAGCAGGAGCAGCAACAGCAGGAGCAGAACCAACAGTACCAGCACGCGCACGACCAACAGAACctgagcaacaacaacagcaccTCCAGGCAGGCCGGCTGCACTTGGCAAGGCCTGTACCCCACCATCCGGGAGAG GAACTCAGTCATGTTTAACAACGAAATGATGGCAGATATCTACTTTGTGGTGGGACCACCAGGAGGGACACAGCGGATTCCGGGCCACAAG TACGTCCTGGCCGTGGGAAGCTCTGTGTTCCACGCCATGTTCTACGGCGAGCTGGCCGAGGATCAGGACGAGATCCGCATCCCCGACGTGGAGCCGCCGTCCTTCCTCGCCATGCTCAA GTACATCTACTGTGACGAGATTGAACTGTGTGCCGACACAGTTCTGGCCACACTATACGCCGCCAAGAAGTACATCGTGCCGCACCTGGCGCGCGCCTGCGTCAACTTCCTGGAGACGAGCCTGAGCGCCAAGAACGCCTGCGTGCTCCTGTCTCAGAGCTGCCTGTTCGAAGAGCCCGACCTGACGCAGCGCTGCTGGGAGGTGATCGACGCTCAGGCCGAGCTGGCCCTGCGCTCCGAGGGCTTCTGCGACATCGACGTGCACACGCTGGAGAGCATCCTGCGCCGCGAGACGCTCAACGCCAAGGAGATGGTGGTGTTCGAGGCGGCGCTCAGCTGGGCCGAGGCCGAGTGCCAGCGCCGGGACTTGAGGCCTACCATTGAGAACAAGAGGCTGGTGCTTGGCAAG GCCATCTACCTGATCCGCATCCCCGCCATGGCTCTGGAGGACTTCGCCAACGGGGCGGCGCAGTCCGGTGTGCTGACGCTGAATGAGACCAACGACATCTTCTTGTGGTACACGGCGGCCAACAAGCCCGAGCTGCTGTTCTGCAGCAAGCCCCGCCAAGGCCTCGCACCGCAGCGCTGCCATCGATTCCAGTCGTGCGCCTACCGCAGCAACCAGTGGCGCTACCGCGGCCGCTGCGACAGCATCCAGTTCGCCGTGGACAAGCGCGTCTTCGTGGCCGGCTTCGGCCTTTATGGGTCCAGCTGCGGCTCCGCTGAATACGGGGCCAAGATGGAGTTAAAGCGTCAGGGCGCGGCCGTGGCGCAGCGTGTCATCAAGTACTTCTCGGACGGCTCCAGCTCCACCTTCGCCGTGTGGTTCGAGCACCCGGTCCAGATAGAGCCCGACGCCTTCTACACGGCCAGCGTGGTTCTCGACGGAAACGAGCTCAGTTACTTCGGACAGGAAGGCATGACCGAGGTGCAGTGCGGTAAGGTCACCTTCCAGTTCCAGTGCTCCTCAGACAGCACCAACGGAACCGGCGTGCAAGGTGGTCAGATACCAGAACTCATTTTCTACGCCTGA
- the LOC133506519 gene encoding striatin-like isoform X1: MDEQAGPAVLLGCMSGGGDGEAARAQYSIPGILHFLQHEWSRYEVDRAQWDLERSELQAQIAFLQGERRGHDNLKKDLVRRIKMLEYALKQERSKHHKLKYGTELIQGDVRAPSYDSDEGNDLDAHTPLNSSHQLSWKQGRQLLTQYLDEVGYTDTILDVKSRCVRVLLGLSTDSEETSQTRYHDIVVDPDHVVNSTQGGVASRADSSHSAAILEAFKLIENTTADFSNEDEENDGSGNGENASVLDMVRRKQSPTPSSTTSDLSEDSDTEEALKGFDFLSSHDTHGQEDCSQWGKEAEVGWDVDAGVIAQLKEEYRRERRGKKGVKRPNRSKLQDMLANLRDAEEFPAMQPSATPPTRSAPATRLNEQEVDEGAAFLPLPGKSLIVGRVDEAVASELGLGELAGLTVANDTDGLTYQMGSSQDALRKTWNAKFTLRSHFDALRGLVFHPVEPVLVTASDDGTLKLWNLDKTMPAKKCASVDVEPIYTFRAHSGAVLCVTMSGSGEQCFSGGVDGTIQSWNVPSHNSDPYDTYELSVLRGALCGHTDAVWSVAYSAAHHRLLSCSADGTVRLWNAAAVSPSLAVFNQRGELGIPTSVDVSSSEPAHMVVSFSGGHVGVFNMETQQLVLKMESTGLPDASCQINKVLSHPTLPISITAHEDRHIRFFDNNTGKLSHSMVAHLDAVTSLAVDPNGIYLLSGSHDCSMRLWNMNTKTCIQELTAHRKKFDESIQDVAFHPTKCYIASAGADALAKVFV, from the exons ATGGACGAGCAGGCGGGCCCCGCGGTGCTCCTCGGCTGCATGTCCGGCGGGGGCGACGGAGAGGCGGCCCGGGCTCAGTACAGCATCCCGGGCATCCTTCACTTCCTCCAGCATGAGTGGAGCCGCTACGAGGTGGACCGTGCCCAGTGGGACTTGGAGCGGTCCGAACTGCAG GCTCAAATCGCCTTCCTGCAGGGGGAACGCCGAGGTCACGACAACCTCAAGAAAGACCTGGTTCGACGCATCAAGATGCTGGAGTACGCACTCAAACAGGAGAG atccAAGCACCACAAACTGAAGTACGGCACAGAGTTGATCCAAGGAGACGTCAGAGCGCCCAGTTACGATTCAG ATGAGGGCAACGACTTGGACGCACACACGCCGCTAAACAGCAGCCATCAGCTGAGCTGGAAGCAAGGTCGACAGCTTCTTACACA GTACCTGGACGAAGTTGGCTATACAGACACCATCTTGGACGTGAAATCtcgatgtgtgcgtgtgttgttgGGGCTTAGCACAGACTCCGAGGAGACATCGCAGACGCGCTACCACGACATCGTGGTGGACCCAGACCACGTGGTCAACAGTACCCAAGGGGGCGTGGCCAG CAGAGCTGACTCCTCCCACTCCGCTGCCATCTTGGAGGCCTTCAAGTTGATCGAGAACACCACCGCCGACTTCAGCAACGAGGACGAGGAAAACGACGGCAGCGGCAACGGGGAGAACGCGAGCGTCCTTGAC ATGGTGAGGAGGAAACAGTCGCCTACGCCGTCGTCAACGACCTCTGACCTCAGTGAAGACTCGGACACAGAGGAGGCCCTGAAGGGTTTCGACTTCCTCTCCAGCCACGACACGCATGGCCAAGAGGACTGCAGCCAATGGG GCAAAGAGGCGGAGGTGGGGTGGGATGTGGACGCGGGAGTGATCGCACAGCTGAAGGAGGAGTACCGAAGGGAGCGTCGCGGCAAGAAGGGCGTCAAAC GCCCAAACCGCTCCAAGCTCCAGGACATGCTCGCAAACTTGCGCGACGCCGAGGAGTTCCCCGCCATGCAGCCCTCAGCGACGCCTCCGACCCGGTCTGCCCCCGCCACCAGACTCAATGAGCAGGAAGTGGACG AGGGTGCCGCCTTCCTGCCGTTGCCAGGAAAGTCGTTAATCGTGGGCCGCGTGGACGAGGCGGTCGCTAGCGAGCTGGGACTCGGAGAACTGGCCGGGCTGACGGTCGCCAACGATACTGACGGCCTCACCTACCAG ATGGGCAGCAGTCAGGATGCACTGAGGAAGACGTGGAACGCCAAGTTCACCCTGCGCAGCCATTTTGACGCCCTGCGTGGCTTGGTCTTCCACCCGGTAGAGCCGGTCCTGGTCACCGCCTCAGACGACGGCACCCTCAAACTGTGGAACCTCGACAAGACCATGCCCGCCAAGAA GTGTGCGTCGGTGGACGTGGAGCCCATCTACACGTTCCGAGCTCACAG TGGTGCGGTTCTGTGCGTCACCATGAGCGGCAGCGGCGAGCAGTGCTTCAGTGGCGGCGTGGATGGAACCATCCAGAGCTGGAATGTGCCCAGCCACAACAGCGACCCCTATGACACCTATG AGCTGTCGGTCCTGCGGGGGGCGCTCTGCGGTCACACAGACGCCGTGTGGAGCGTGGCCTACAGTGCCGCCCACCACCGCctcctctcctgttcagccgaCGGGACCGTACGTCTGTGGAATGCCGCTGCCGTCTCGCCGTCTCTCGCTGTTTTCAACCAGAGAGGAG AACTGGGCATTCCGACCTCTGTGGACGTGTCGAGCAGCGAGCCGGCTCACATGGTCGTGTCCTTCTCCGGCGGCCATGTTGGCGTGTTCAATATGGAGACGCAGCAGTTGGTCCTCAAAATGGAGTCGACAGGACTTCCAG aCGCTTCTTGCCAAATCAACAAAGTGCTGAGTCATCCCACGCTGCCCATCAGCATCACGGCGCATGAGGACCGACACATACGATTCTTTGACAACAACACCG GCAAATTGTCTCACTCAATGGTGGCGCACTTGGATGCTGTGACCAGTCTCGCTGTGGATCCAAACGGAATTTACCTCTTGTCGGGAA GCCACGACTGCTCCATGCGTCTGTGGAACATGAACACCAAGACGTGCATCCAGGAGTTGACGGCCCACCGTAAGAAGTTCGACGAGTCCATCCAGGACGTAGCCTTCCACCCCACCAAGTGCTACATCGCCAGCGCGGGGGCCGACGCGTTGGCCAAGGTCTTCGTATGA
- the LOC133506519 gene encoding striatin-like isoform X2, with amino-acid sequence MDEQAGPAVLLGCMSGGGDGEAARAQYSIPGILHFLQHEWSRYEVDRAQWDLERSELQAQIAFLQGERRGHDNLKKDLVRRIKMLEYALKQERSKHHKLKYGTELIQGDVRAPSYDSDEGNDLDAHTPLNSSHQLSWKQGRQLLTQYLDEVGYTDTILDVKSRCVRVLLGLSTDSEETSQTRYHDIVVDPDHVVNSTQGGVARADSSHSAAILEAFKLIENTTADFSNEDEENDGSGNGENASVLDMVRRKQSPTPSSTTSDLSEDSDTEEALKGFDFLSSHDTHGQEDCSQWGKEAEVGWDVDAGVIAQLKEEYRRERRGKKGVKRPNRSKLQDMLANLRDAEEFPAMQPSATPPTRSAPATRLNEQEVDEGAAFLPLPGKSLIVGRVDEAVASELGLGELAGLTVANDTDGLTYQMGSSQDALRKTWNAKFTLRSHFDALRGLVFHPVEPVLVTASDDGTLKLWNLDKTMPAKKCASVDVEPIYTFRAHSGAVLCVTMSGSGEQCFSGGVDGTIQSWNVPSHNSDPYDTYELSVLRGALCGHTDAVWSVAYSAAHHRLLSCSADGTVRLWNAAAVSPSLAVFNQRGELGIPTSVDVSSSEPAHMVVSFSGGHVGVFNMETQQLVLKMESTGLPDASCQINKVLSHPTLPISITAHEDRHIRFFDNNTGKLSHSMVAHLDAVTSLAVDPNGIYLLSGSHDCSMRLWNMNTKTCIQELTAHRKKFDESIQDVAFHPTKCYIASAGADALAKVFV; translated from the exons ATGGACGAGCAGGCGGGCCCCGCGGTGCTCCTCGGCTGCATGTCCGGCGGGGGCGACGGAGAGGCGGCCCGGGCTCAGTACAGCATCCCGGGCATCCTTCACTTCCTCCAGCATGAGTGGAGCCGCTACGAGGTGGACCGTGCCCAGTGGGACTTGGAGCGGTCCGAACTGCAG GCTCAAATCGCCTTCCTGCAGGGGGAACGCCGAGGTCACGACAACCTCAAGAAAGACCTGGTTCGACGCATCAAGATGCTGGAGTACGCACTCAAACAGGAGAG atccAAGCACCACAAACTGAAGTACGGCACAGAGTTGATCCAAGGAGACGTCAGAGCGCCCAGTTACGATTCAG ATGAGGGCAACGACTTGGACGCACACACGCCGCTAAACAGCAGCCATCAGCTGAGCTGGAAGCAAGGTCGACAGCTTCTTACACA GTACCTGGACGAAGTTGGCTATACAGACACCATCTTGGACGTGAAATCtcgatgtgtgcgtgtgttgttgGGGCTTAGCACAGACTCCGAGGAGACATCGCAGACGCGCTACCACGACATCGTGGTGGACCCAGACCACGTGGTCAACAGTACCCAAGGGGGCGTGGCCAG AGCTGACTCCTCCCACTCCGCTGCCATCTTGGAGGCCTTCAAGTTGATCGAGAACACCACCGCCGACTTCAGCAACGAGGACGAGGAAAACGACGGCAGCGGCAACGGGGAGAACGCGAGCGTCCTTGAC ATGGTGAGGAGGAAACAGTCGCCTACGCCGTCGTCAACGACCTCTGACCTCAGTGAAGACTCGGACACAGAGGAGGCCCTGAAGGGTTTCGACTTCCTCTCCAGCCACGACACGCATGGCCAAGAGGACTGCAGCCAATGGG GCAAAGAGGCGGAGGTGGGGTGGGATGTGGACGCGGGAGTGATCGCACAGCTGAAGGAGGAGTACCGAAGGGAGCGTCGCGGCAAGAAGGGCGTCAAAC GCCCAAACCGCTCCAAGCTCCAGGACATGCTCGCAAACTTGCGCGACGCCGAGGAGTTCCCCGCCATGCAGCCCTCAGCGACGCCTCCGACCCGGTCTGCCCCCGCCACCAGACTCAATGAGCAGGAAGTGGACG AGGGTGCCGCCTTCCTGCCGTTGCCAGGAAAGTCGTTAATCGTGGGCCGCGTGGACGAGGCGGTCGCTAGCGAGCTGGGACTCGGAGAACTGGCCGGGCTGACGGTCGCCAACGATACTGACGGCCTCACCTACCAG ATGGGCAGCAGTCAGGATGCACTGAGGAAGACGTGGAACGCCAAGTTCACCCTGCGCAGCCATTTTGACGCCCTGCGTGGCTTGGTCTTCCACCCGGTAGAGCCGGTCCTGGTCACCGCCTCAGACGACGGCACCCTCAAACTGTGGAACCTCGACAAGACCATGCCCGCCAAGAA GTGTGCGTCGGTGGACGTGGAGCCCATCTACACGTTCCGAGCTCACAG TGGTGCGGTTCTGTGCGTCACCATGAGCGGCAGCGGCGAGCAGTGCTTCAGTGGCGGCGTGGATGGAACCATCCAGAGCTGGAATGTGCCCAGCCACAACAGCGACCCCTATGACACCTATG AGCTGTCGGTCCTGCGGGGGGCGCTCTGCGGTCACACAGACGCCGTGTGGAGCGTGGCCTACAGTGCCGCCCACCACCGCctcctctcctgttcagccgaCGGGACCGTACGTCTGTGGAATGCCGCTGCCGTCTCGCCGTCTCTCGCTGTTTTCAACCAGAGAGGAG AACTGGGCATTCCGACCTCTGTGGACGTGTCGAGCAGCGAGCCGGCTCACATGGTCGTGTCCTTCTCCGGCGGCCATGTTGGCGTGTTCAATATGGAGACGCAGCAGTTGGTCCTCAAAATGGAGTCGACAGGACTTCCAG aCGCTTCTTGCCAAATCAACAAAGTGCTGAGTCATCCCACGCTGCCCATCAGCATCACGGCGCATGAGGACCGACACATACGATTCTTTGACAACAACACCG GCAAATTGTCTCACTCAATGGTGGCGCACTTGGATGCTGTGACCAGTCTCGCTGTGGATCCAAACGGAATTTACCTCTTGTCGGGAA GCCACGACTGCTCCATGCGTCTGTGGAACATGAACACCAAGACGTGCATCCAGGAGTTGACGGCCCACCGTAAGAAGTTCGACGAGTCCATCCAGGACGTAGCCTTCCACCCCACCAAGTGCTACATCGCCAGCGCGGGGGCCGACGCGTTGGCCAAGGTCTTCGTATGA